From the genome of Fulvia fulva chromosome 12, complete sequence:
CGGTGCGAACAAAGCCAAAGTCGGCAACGTTAGAGTCATCTGGATCGTCCTCGGCCTAGGAGTTGTCAGCCAATTCTGCTATGTGGGTGCCCAGGAAGTGAATGGCACCAGCTTTGGTCCATACCTCGCCGCTGTGGCACCAACCTACAACATCGCCAACTACCTCGCCATAGCGCACACAGCATTCGCAATTTCCCGCTTCCTAGCCGCAGCGCTCGGGTTCTGGGTCAAGCCGCGACTCCTACTACTGCTCTTCTTCAGTGGCGCGATCTTATTTAATGCGCTTTGCACGCACTTCACTGGCGACACCGCCGTAGCGCTGATGATAATGGTCTTCTTCTGCGAAGGACCCCTCTTCTCCCTCATCTACGCGCAAGCACTGCGTGGTCAAGGACGACACACGAAATTCGCCGCCGTCCTCATCACGTCGGCAATAAGTGGTGGAGCCGTCTTCTCGCCCATCTCGAGCACGATCGTCAACTCTGGCAGGAGTGTGCCATATAGCTTGGTTGTAGCCATCGCGGCATTCGCGGGAGCGATTGTCTTCGGCTTCGCGCTGAATGGGAATGAAATGATCAGGAGGCTCGTGGACCCTATCGATGGTGCTGCGGCTTCGGGGAGTAGGCCGAGCTCGACGAGTAGTAGGGTGAGTCGGGCGCTGAGTATTCTGAGCTTTGGGAAGAAGAAGCGGAATGGATCTGGGTCGAAGGACGTGGAGTATCGGGAACGGAAGGTGGACAGTCCAACGCCGCTGAATGAGATATGACATGGGATTTACGAATGGCGTTATAGTGTGGCAGATAAATGCGAGCTCGACAGATAGGAGCATGGGATGCATTGGGTGGCGTTTTGATCTGATTCACGGCGGAATGGGGTGGGGACGGGTTGGCTGGAAAAGATGATACCCAAGGATTTCGTGTATATAACTTGGTAGGATGGTGAATGTACATGTCGACGTCAGGCATCTTCCGAAACCGTGAAGACAGGCTGTAGGACAGCCACGTGCCTTGGTGGTTGAATGAAGTCGACTAATGCAATCACGAGACGCCAAGCACGGACGTCAACAGGAAAATTGTAATGTTCCTATCTTCTATTTTCTTACCCTTCGTTTGTCCTTCCTACAACATAGAGACCCCACAACAATGGCTCCTCGACGCTCAGAGCGAGTGcgcaagcagctagagatgGAAGACAAAGAACAGTCAACGACTCCGTGAGGGACTCGGTACAAACAGGTCGCGCCCCCTTCAGCTTCCACGATCCTGGAGCGGATCTCCACCCCCCGCAAGAGGAAGGACGAAGACAACTCAACACGCCGACAAGACAAGAGGGTCTCTACACGCTGCCACCTGCTCGAGCTACCAGCGGAGCTTCGTAACCAGATCTATGAGCTTGTGCTTACAGGAACCCTCCGCTACCGACTCCGTCGCGGGTACTCCAGGCGTAGCGTAGTCTCATTTCTTGCCCCTGCTCTGCTTTGCACATGCAAGGCCATCTACCAGGAAGCACTCGGCATCTACTACAGCGCGGCAACCTTCGAGCTTCGCAGCGTGGGGTACCTTAGCAAGTGGATGGGTAGGATCAGACCTGACTATCTCAAACTCGTAAGCACCGACGAATAGTCGCAAGACATAGTAGGCTAATGATTGCAGGTCACAACTGTCCACCTGGGCCGATATGAGGACATCCCGGAGCATCTGGTGCACAGAGCATCGAGGCTGCGAAACAAGATCAGGGACGTGAAGCAGTACCTCCAACTTGGGGAGGACGTGCTGAGTGAGGACGTGATCAAAGTGAGTCCAGGAGCCAGGCCGTAAGCATAGACGGCCGCTCACTGGCAACGAGTCCAACGATTCAAGCGAGCGCATCACCCGATCAACCACCCTTCTCGAGTCTTTGATGGTGCACAAGAGGCTGGCTGAGCACCTAGCCGAGTGTGTAGAAGCATCATTGAAGGAGCAGGGCGAGATCATCATGTATCATTAGTGTGTTATGACCAACGAATCAAGCATGTGAGGCTGGCTCAGTGCCAGGGCAAGTGCATGGAGAGGAGCAAGTAAAGGTGATGATGTATGGTAAGCATGCCATGCAAGACTCCTCATGGAGAAGCATTGACTAGGGCAGCATAAGCCACATGTGCAGTCTCCGCGTGCCAAGGCCCACTGGCCGAATTTACAACAGTCGTGGCAAGGAATTAACCGATATAGTGTAGCAGGATAGGGGGATCGTACCCACCTGATCCCGTGAAACATGTCATTCAATGTAGAGCACTACCGGTTCACTTTTGGCATGAGCATACCAAACCTCGACTCCCTTGCCGGAGTCATTTCCAGGAAATGGCGATGCCTCAAGATAGAGCCCAGCGACTACCTCCCAGATCGCATGTCCGTGGTGATTCCCATTCTTTCGTCGCAGTACAATAGGGTGAACAGCCCAGGACTCGAAATTAATTCGGGAAGGGCTCCAAATCCCCAACCGAAGATCGACCACGCAGTCGCGTGCCTGGAGGACACCGTTCGGGTCTGCTACCACCATCATGGTAGAGTGGGTGGCACTATTGATTGATAAATGCAGCGCTTTTGCTCGCCCCTTAATGTCTAAGGCTGTCATGCTTTCTGGACGTGAACTAAAACTTGGTCGAAGGTATGTGACAGTCAGCGAATGTTCTCGATGGACGGTCGCGGGAGAATTGTCAAGCAAGGGTGCGAGTTCGACGATGTTCAAGATCGGCTCAGCTCGCCAGTCAGGAACCCAACTGGGCAAGGTCCCATGCCTGCGCGATCCGTTACAATGCCTCCTCGCGGCTGCGCAAAGCATGTATCGTCCATTCGATGGCCTGTCACGCGAATATTGGAGAAAGTCCAAGGCAAATTTTGTGTAGTTGTCGTCCACAGATCGTGCATACTCAATCCGAAACTCCCTCGAGCCCGAGGAATCACTGGGAAGCCGGCAAGGCGCCCATAACAGAGCAGCAACGCGATCTCTATCATCGCGGCACTCAAATTGCCGAAACCTCTCCAGTCGCTCTAGCACGTTCTCGTTGTTGCGCTGGAGCACCAACATGATCCCGTTGAACCCTTCGATGTCGCGTATTGGTGATCTTTCTTTGTTGAGCAGTATGGAGGCGTTCGCCAGCAAAGAGCCATCGATATGAGCAGAACCGAGTTGTACACGGACATGATGTGCTGCCCCAAGCTCCTGAACGACCCATCTCCGCGTGAAATATGGGTTTTTGCAGAAGTGCAGCAAGTCTTGCATTAGCGTGACCTTGATAGGGCTTTTGCTGTCTGCCGTTCGTGCGGATTTGTAGGAGCGATAAAATTCATCGAGCGGCGGCTCAGTCGGTGGACCCATCATCAGCATAGAGGCGTTGTGGTTCGAGAGGAAAAGCAAGAAGTCGAAAAGCTGACAATTTGTCTGATCGTCGTACCCATTGCCGAGCCAGGCGAGAGTGCTTACGGCACTGCTGTAAATGCGGCCCATCACAGCTATTTGCTCCGTGAGCTCGTCGGAGTTGCTCTGATCGATG
Proteins encoded in this window:
- a CDS encoding Heterokaryon incompatibility protein 6, OR allele — protein: MQIRILTLHPANRSQPLSGSLQVVNLRGGLGYVALSYAWGAVDKPCTLQVDGQALPIGRNLHAALVQWRDLLEPTYLWVDSICIDQSNSDELTEQIAVMGRIYSSAVSTLAWLGNGYDDQTNCQLFDFLLFLSNHNASMLMMGPPTEPPLDEFYRSYKSARTADSKSPIKVTLMQDLLHFCKNPYFTRRWVVQELGAAHHVRVQLGSAHIDGSLLANASILLNKERSPIRDIEGFNGIMLVLQRNNENVLERLERFRQFECRDDRDRVAALLWAPCRLPSDSSGSREFRIEYARSVDDNYTKFALDFLQYSRDRPSNGRYMLCAAARRHCNGSRRHGTLPSWVPDWRAEPILNIVELAPLLDNSPATVHREHSLTVTYLRPSFSSRPESMTALDIKGRAKALHLSINSATHSTMMVVADPNGVLQARDCVVDLRLGIWSPSRINFESWAVHPIVLRRKNGNHHGHAIWEVVAGLYLEASPFPGNDSGKGVEVWYAHAKSEPVVLYIE